Sequence from the Candidatus Hydrogenedentota bacterium genome:
CCCTTCCATCCCCTGTTTGCCGCAGAGAAACCCAATGACCAGAGTACCCAGAAGCAAATACACGCTGCGACCGAGCACAGCCTCATGCAACACCGCGCCGAGACTTCGACGAGACGCGACATCATCGCGACTCCGCCGCAATACTAGGTTGCCCAGAACAATGGCCACCACAATGGCCGGAGCTTCCATTACCGCTAGAAACGCACTCGCATACCCTTCATATGCAACGTTAAATTCTTTCAGGAAGTTCGTGCATGCGATGAAGGTAACTGCACTCACGCTGCCGTAGTGACCGGCGATGGCCGCCGCGTCAACCGGCTTCATTCGGCCAAGATAGCGAAGAATAGCGTACGACCAGAACGGTATGGCTGTTCCTATCGCCATCGCCAGGAGGGCTGGACGCCACACCTGCCCGACTCCAACTTCCGAAATTGCCACGCCTCCCTTAAAGCCGATCGCGCACAAAAGGTAAATAGTAAGCGACACGTACAACGCTTCGGGAAACTTCAGATCGCTACGCACCACCGCTGCCAGGAGTCCCAGCAGGAAAAAAAGGACGGGAGGCGACAGTAGATTGGCTTGAAGCCCCGCAATCAAATCAATACTCATAGCCCGAGGTTCTTCCTACGCGATTCACGTGCCATCCGTGCCTTATACGAAGTCAATTCGCGCTGTAGCCGTTTGTCGCCACCTGACGCCAGTATGCTCACCGCAAGCAGGCCGGCATTCTTGGCGTTTCCAATTGCCACCGTGGCAACGGGCACCCCGCCCGGCATCTGAACAATTGACAAAAGCGAATCCAAGCCATGAAGTGTTTTGCTCTCGATCGGCACTCCTATCACCGGCAGTATCGTCAGGCTCGCGACCATCCCCGGCAGATGGGCAGCGCCGCCCGCGCCAGCGATGATGACCTTCAACCCTCGTCGCCTTGCTCCATCCGCATAGGCCATCATGTCTCGGGGGGTTCGGTGTGCGGATACGACGCGCAATTCATAGGGAACTTCGAATTGCGTCAACACTTCAGCAGCCTGCCGCATTGTCGGGAGATCCGAATCGCTCCCCATAATGATCCCTACCAGCGGAATAGTCATCCCTGTCCTCCAAACCGTATGCAGTCGGCAGCCCGTTGTGCTTCAAGCAAGGCCTCGTCTGCACTCGCGCCAAGCGCCGTTACGTGACCCATCTTTCGTCCTCTCGCACTCCGTGCCTTGCCGTAAATGTGTATATGCGCACCCTGCACTCCGAGCGCCTGTTCGAGTCCC
This genomic interval carries:
- the purE gene encoding 5-(carboxyamino)imidazole ribonucleotide mutase yields the protein MPLVGIIMGSDSDLPTMRQAAEVLTQFEVPYELRVVSAHRTPRDMMAYADGARRRGLKVIIAGAGGAAHLPGMVASLTILPVIGVPIESKTLHGLDSLLSIVQMPGGVPVATVAIGNAKNAGLLAVSILASGGDKRLQRELTSYKARMARESRRKNLGL
- a CDS encoding sodium-dependent bicarbonate transport family permease codes for the protein MDLIAGLQANLLSPPVLFFLLGLLAAVVRSDLKFPEALYVSLTIYLLCAIGFKGGVAISEVGVGQVWRPALLAMAIGTAIPFWSYAILRYLGRMKPVDAAAIAGHYGSVSAVTFIACTNFLKEFNVAYEGYASAFLAVMEAPAIVVAIVLGNLVLRRSRDDVASRRSLGAVLHEAVLGRSVYLLLGTLVIGFLCGKQGMEGVSGFLVTPFQGVLALFLLELGTVAGRRLGDLRQTGLFLGVFGIVAPLVHGALGVLAGQAAGLSLGGTTLFAVLSASASYIAAPAAMRLSLPEANPTLYLTSALVVTFPFNVTVGIPVYHAMAMWWMKGS